The nucleotide window TCCTTTTGGAGCTGTGCATAGCCCGTCAAGCCAATCGCGTAGCAAAATCGGATCACCGTTGTTTCACTTGTGCCTGCACTAAAACCTACTTCACTAGCCGAATGTACCCCAACATAAGTTGGATTTTTCAGGACAAATTGAGCTACTTTTTTCTGCGCTTTTGAAAGCTGATCAAAATGCGCCTCAATCCGTTCGGTAATCGTGCTTGTTTTAACACTCAAAAAAGAAGTCACTCCTTCATGATTCATTTTTTGAAGTTTAAACTTCAAACGTTGAATAGTAATTTAACATACTCATTGGTAAAAGGCAATAAGTTTTCTGAAAGTTCATACTAATTAATCTATTAATTAGTCAATTAAATGAAAATGCTTCAAGCTACTTCCTAAAAAAGCTGCCTTATCAAAATAACGGTTTTTAGCGTTATGGGTATCAACAGGATGTTCATAGAATAAGAGAAAATTATTAACTTGAGCATATAAAATAAAAGCATATAATGAAGACATAAAGGGGGTATCTTTGATGAGGTTTAATCGAATCTTTCAACAATTTGCAGGAATAACCGATGCAATCAAAGCATTTCCACTAGCTACTGTGCTCTTAGTCGTTTTATTCATCGTGAATGTAGCAGAAATTAGCGGTACTGTGACAAACTATGATAAATGGTTGGCAGCACTTGTTGTTGCTGTATTCGCGGCATCTGTAGCAGACTTATTTGCCAAACGTGTCCTAACATACAGCATCGCAATCATTTTTACAGGTCTTTTCTTTTGGATCAGCAACTCCAATGATCTCATATTAGCGATCCAAACAGGCATTGTGGTAAGTGCGCTCATGATGGGCTTTATATGGCTCGGCAAAGAAAATTTCAGTGCACGTTTTTTCCATATTTTCAAAAGCATACTCATCACAGCCTTCTTCTCCATCGTTATCTTTGTTGGATTAATGCTTGTTTATGCAGCGATCAATTATTTACTGTTTCCAGTTAGTTCACATATCATCGAGTATATAGCGGCTACTGTATTTGGATTGTTTACTCCATTATTCTTCCTGTCACTGACGCTGAAGGAAGAAGAGTCAGCCCATATTCTTGAGGTGTTGATTTCGTACGTCATTGTACCGCTGACAATGGTGTATGCTTTGATTTTAGTGATTTATATTGCCCTGCATTTCACCGACTGGTCGGAAAATCTGCTCGAGCCATTACTAGTATTTTTCGTGACAACTGTGCTCGTCGTGTACTTTTTAAGCAACGTAATCGAAAATGGATTAACGAAATGGTTCCGTCTCATTTTCCCGAAAGTATTACTTGTCATTGTGCTTTATCAACTCGTTGTCTCCATCATGAAAATTGGTGAAGCCGGGATTACGCATGGCCGATATTTCGTTATTTTATTCGGTGTATTTGCCATTACCATCGCAGTGATTCTTACATTCATGCCGAAAAAGCAATGGCTTGTTGCACCGATTTTTATCGGGTTTAGTTTACTTTCTGTCATCCCGCCTGTTGATGCCTTTACGATTAGTAAACACAATCAGGAAACTCTGCTGCAGGAGCGGTTGCAATCGCTCGGTATGTATGATGGGGAAGTTCAACCAAATCCCGATATTTCTAAGGAAGATAAGCAATTCATTACAGAGAAATTCGATTATTTACAGCGGATGGATTATGACATTACGTGGCTACCTGATCAACCTTTTGATAAAATCTTTGGTTTCTCGCAGCAATATAAAGATTATACGAATGAAGTGTATTATACGACGAACTTAGATTGGGATGAACCGGTTATTACCGACATTGATCAATACGATTATTTTGTGCAAGTATCCGCTTCACAAAATTCAATGCACCGACGATTTGAATTAGCCAACAATATGCAGCTCCGTTTACAAAAGGACCAGCTCGTGTTAGAGAAAGACGAGCAGGAGCTTTTAGCATGGCCGTTGGAGGAACTAGACATCCTCTTAACAAGTAATTACAGAGAGTTATCCGTAGAGGAAGCTACTGTAATCGCAGAAAACGACCGCGCAAAGCTGCAAATCATCGTACAAAATGCTCAATCCCACCGCAATCAACGCTATGCGGAGTTATATGTTTTTGTGCAGGTGAAGGAATAGGGCAAAAAACAGCCCCGGATTGTTACGTTCAACAATCCGGGGCTTCTTAATGGAAACTTCTCATCTATTTCGTTTTCATCTAGGCGTTCGTAGCAAGTGTATTATATTCTCCCACTACAAATTGGTGTGTGTTGGATTCTACTACTAAACTATGTGTCTTCGTCAGATCTCCCACTGTTTTAACACCATTCAAAATGAGGCCGTCTGTAATGCCTGTTGCACAAAACAATGATTCATCCGATTTTACCAGTTCATCGATTGTCCATATTTGATGCGGGTCTTCTATTCCCATACTGACGCATCGATCATATTGAGCTTCGTCCGGTACAAGCATCCCCTGGAAGTCTCCACCTAAGTTTTTTTGGGCAACTGCTGCAATCACTCCCTCAGGAGCACCGCCTACCCCGATGAATAAATCGACTTCACAATGCTCCAGCGAAGTAGCCAGAACTCCCGTAATATCAACTTCGTGGAATAGCTTCACCCTTGCACCTTCAAGCAGTACTTCCTGAACCCACTCTTCATGACGCGGACGGTCCTGAATCATCACCGTTAAATCCTTAATGTTCTTATTAAGTGCTTTAGCTACACGATGCATATTTACCGTTAACGAATCCGCCAGATTAATGGCACCCTTTGCACCTTTACCGCATGCGATTTTTTTCATATATATATCCGGAGCGCGTAAAAGCGTATCTTTCGGCGCGACTGCCAATACCGCCATCGCATCATTCATACCTTTTGCGACTAAGGTTGTCCCTTCAATTGGATCAACGGCCAAATCCAGCTGGAGAAGACTATCCTTCCCTAACTTTTCACCAATGTAGAGCATCGGGGCTTCGTCCATTTCCCCCTCGCCAATCACAACCGTTGTTTCAATCGGAAGGCGGTTTAACGTTCTGCGCATTGCGCTCGTCCCTGCATTGTCTGCAGCAATTTTATTCCCTCGTCCGATCCATGGCAATGTTTCAAGTGCTGCTGCCTCTGTTACTTTAATAAACTGTTCTTCAAAATTCTTTATTTTATTCGACATGTAAACCTCCTAAGAGAGATAACTCCTGCGAATTCCGCTTGTGAATAGCGAGTAAAATCCACTATTATACTTGCACTGCAGTTTTTAAAGACTTCAAATATTCCTCGAGTACGTAAGCGACAGATGTAGCGCCCGGGTCTTGATTACCGATAGATCGCTCTCCTAAACGACTTGAACGCCCTCTTTTTGAAAGCATGTCTTTCGTTTTTGCCGCACCATCCAATGCACTTTCAACCGCTAACTCGAACACTTCGACCATGCTTAAGCCTTTATTTTCTTCTGAAACTAACTGCGCCTTTGCTGGCAGAAGTGCGTCCATCATCGTTTTATCGCCAATTTCAGCTGAACCGCGCTCATGAACACCATCGATAAAGGCAATCCAATAGTTGCACCATGTATCGTCTTGAGAAATATCGCTCTCTTTCAGCACTTTTGCCCCTCGCATAAATCCTGTCGCATATAGCGGGCCGACTGATGAGCCGACAGCACTTAAAAATGTGCGTCCGATTTTGGAACTGATCACTGCACAATCCTCTTCATCAGCTAATGTACTTTCCAATTCTTTTTTAATGGCTTGCCACCCGATTGACATCGTAACGCCATGATCGCCATCGCCAATTTTACGATCCAATTCACATAAATATTCCTTTTTTTCTTCAACCATAGAAGCTACATTCAATAAAAAAGTTTTAAATTGCTGTACTGAAAATCCCATCATTTTGCCCCCTTAAATTTGAGTAAACATTGGACAATCGGCTGTGAAATCAATTAACTGCGCTAACTCATCCGTCAGTTTCGCTATTGTAATAGAAGCTCCACCCATTTCTAAAGATGTACTGTAATCACCTACATAAGAACGGTGGATTGTAATGCCTTTTCCTGTGAGGATCTCTTCTACTTTTCTAAACATAATGTACAGTTCCATATTCGTAGTAGAACCTAATCCATTCACTAAAACGGCAACATTCTCCCCTTTATCAAGAGGCATATCCTCTAAAATGTCATTAACTAATCTGCTTACAATCTGATCTGCTGTTTGGAGCTTCCCCTTTTCCACTCCTGGCTCGCCATGATGACCCAGACCAATTTCCATTTCGTCAGCCGCCAGTTCAAAGCTTGGCATACCTGTTTGCGGCAATGCGCACGGTGTAAGGCCTACACCCATTGTACGTATATTGTTGTTCATTTCTTCTGTTACTCGCACAACATCATCGAAAGCGTAGCCTTTTTCAGAAGACGCACCAGCCACCTTCGTTACAAAAAACTCGCCGGCAATTCCGCGTCTTTTATGAGCTTCCTCTTTTGGTGCGGAGGCTACATCATCTTTTACGATAATGCTTTGTACTTTTATATCCTCTTCCAGTTCTACAATTTCTGCTGCCATGCCAAAATTCATCAAATCCCCGGCATAGTTCCCGTAAATGTAGACAACACCTTGACCAGTATCGATTTTTTTCGAAACCTCAATAATCGGATCTGGGGATGGTGAAGCAAAAATATTTCCTACCGCTACACCGTCCGCCATTCCATAGCCGACATACCCCATAAATGCGGGTTCATGGCCTGATCCGCCTCCGATCAAGATTCCTACTTTATCTTTTTCTTCTTTTTTAACAGCAACAATCGCCCGGTTATTTTCTTCCAATAATTGAACATGTTGCGGATAAGATTTTACATATCCTTCGATCATCTCATCGACAACATTATTCGGATCGTTTATAATTTTTTTCATTTAACTCCTACCCCTTTGCATAAAACGCCTGTTCTTGGTTGACAATCTGCTGGACTTTTCGGGCCGAATCTCCCCCTGGGAAAGTTGATTCAATATATACTTCTACAACTTTCTTTGCCAGCTCCACTCCGATAACTTTTTCACCTAATGTAATAATTTGTGCATTGTTGCTTTTACATGCACGTTCAGCCGAATATACGTCATGAGTTGTCGCTGCACGAATGCCCGGCACTTTACATGCTGCAATTGCCATTCCGAGACCGGTTCCACAAAGTAATATCCCTCGATCCAATTCTTTGTCGTTGATGGCTGTTGCCACTCTGAAGGCTACCCCCGGATAATCAACCGCTGTACAGCTATCATTTGATCCGTAATCTACCACTTCATGACCTAATTCTTCTATATGTTTACATAACTGAATCTTCAGACTATGAGCATTATGGTCTGACCCTAATCCAATCTTCATTATACACAACCCTTTCATTGAATAACTTAAGTTCTATTTTTCCTTGTTATACTTCTGGCGCTAAGTCCAATTGATCGCTTTCCTGCGCATTTTTTTCAGGAAGCTTCACAAAAATCATCAATACGGTACTGATTAAATGCATGCACACATATGTCCAAATAACGCCGACTACCCCGATGCCTCCGATTAATGCTCCAGCAATTGCCGGACCCGCGAAGGAGCTTAAGCCTGCACCTAAATTCAAAATAGACATGGCCGCCCCACGGTTTTCTGGAGCTAAAGATGGGATTAAGGCAGATAACGGTACATATGCCGCCAAGCATGCCCCAAAACCGATTGCCACCAAGTTCATTATTAAGTAATTGGCACCAAAGAAATGCGGCACATAATAAAGAGAAGCCATAAAGACCGCACAGCCGATTCCGCCAATCCACATGATTGTTTCTCTCCAACCGATCCGGTCTGCCACCGCACCCCAAATCAAATTGAACACTACATTACTGGCCCACAGTGCACCGTAGATTTGAAGCCACTGTGCCATCGTAAATCCGGCACTCATCATATACGCCGGTAAAAAAACGACTAATCCATAGGCACCGGAAGTATTAATCATCCGGACAATACCGCCCAGTCCGACTTTTGGACGTTCAAAAGCAATCGTAATTCCTTTTAAAATTTGTTTCAGCGATTTTTTATCAGCTGAATTATCATTAGCAATTACCGGCTTACAAAGCAAAATCCCGAATAAAGCGCCGATTGTCGTAAACACTAACGCACTCCAAAGTGTCAACATTTCTCCTAAAATCGGTAAAGCAAAGCTTGAATAATAAGCACCAACCATATTCAGTCCACCAGCAAATGCTACCCAGAACCAACCTACAGCTGTCCCTAATCTTTCTTTAGGTGCATAATACGTAATCCATACTAGAAACGAATAAGCAAATAACGGATAACCAAGTCCACGTAAAGCATATGTAGGTATCATAACCGCTAAATTGCCTGTTGGAATTCCGATAATCAAAAAAGTGAGCGTTCCTGCAACGAATAGTGATAATCCGCAGATCATCATTTTCCGCGGTCCATAAATTTCTGCCAACACCCCTGATAGCCATGAAGCAAATGCAACCGCCAAACCATATATACTCAGTAAGGTTGCAACATTTTGTACAGTCAACCCTTGCTCGGTCAAGTATGGAGAAAGCCAACCCTGTTCCAAACCATCACCAATCATAAAGAAGAGTACCCCAATATAACCGACTAACATTTTTTTATCCATTCCGATTTTCCCGATGGATTTCAGCTGTAAATTATTTTCCATAACCAGTCCCCTTTGACTTTAGTTCAGAATAAATTCTATGCAAATGGATCTAATACAACTTTCAATGACTTTTGGCCAGAGCTTACTAATTCAAAACCTTCTGAAAACTTTTCTAATGGTAAGGTATGTGTGACAACACCTTCTGTCGGTAAATCCCCATTTAAAATTCCTTTAATAACCGGTTCATAGCAATACGGCCCTAAATGCGATCCGTAAATGTCCAGCTCTTTTCGGTCGGAAATGATGGACCAATCTACCGTTACAGGATCTTTGAATACGCTAAACTCCACGAAGCGACCAAGTTTTCTGATCAATTTCAAACCTTGCTCAACAGACTTCTGCGCTCCTGTTGCTTCTATATAGACATCACAGCCATAGCCCTCTGTTAAATCCGAAATAATTTGATAGACATCATCTTTACTAGGATTCAACACCATGTCTGCACCAAACTTTTTAGCCAGCTCCAGGCGGTCATCAAATAAATCAAGAACGATAAGCTTTGCCGGACCTGATTTTTTAATGGCACCGATCATTCCTAAACCTAATGTACCTGCTCCTGCTAAAACAACAATATCCTCTAACTCTATCTTTGCCCGTTGCACCGCATGATAGGAACATGCATACGGTTCGATTAAAATAGCTTTCTCTATCGGCAGCTCCTCAGGAACATGGTAGTTGATCCCTTCTTTTGTAAATTTCATATATTGTGCCATGCCGCCATTTACATTAGATTGGAAGCCGTATAGATCATGCTTTTGACACATCCAATACTGACCTTTTTTACAAAATCTGCATTTCTCACAAGGGACAATCTGTTCCGAGATTACCCGGTCCCCAACTTTAAAGTCACCCTTCACATTGTTGCCAAGTGCGACAATACGTCCAATAAATTCATGTCCGGGTATCATAGGGGCTTTAATGTAAGCCGGCTGATCCGCGTCTCCCCAAAAGCTCGGTGCACCTTCAAACGCTTTTACATCACCTGCACAGATTCCACATGCCTCTACTTTTACCAGTATTTCGCCATCTTCTAATTTAGGTACATCTACTTCCTCCAAACGATAATCTCCTGGAGCGTAAGCAACAACCGCTTTCATTTTTTCTGGAATTTCTACAACCGATTTCATTAATTCATCCCCTTTACGTTTAGTAAATTTTCCCTTATATACAATTTAACTTAACAAAAGCGCTTACATTTTGCAATCACTTTTTTTCGTTTGTTTTCGTTTTGTTTTATTTTATTGTTTTTTTGTAACTTTTTATGTGCATTTTTTTTGCGTTTCATTTCTAAGTACAAACAACTGTGATATAATGGCAACACTAACTAAAATATAAGAATGGTGAATACTATGAAAAAAGCTTTTGGGTACGAAAGGCAACAAATTATTTTAGAAAAATTAGACGAACAAAATAGTATTACAATTAAAGAACTGACCGCCCTTCTCAATGTATCAGAAGCCACATTAAGAAGCGATTTAAGGAAATTGGAAGAGAAAAAATTATTAATGCGTACTCACGGGGGTGCCATGGCGGTTGACCACAATATACCGGATACAAGTTTTTCTGCCCGCCAATCAAAAAATAAGAGTGAAAAAGTGAAAATTGCACGTGCCGCTTTCAAAAAAATAAAAAATAACCAATGCATCATGCTGGATGCCAGCTCCACTGCGCTGGAATTGGCCATTCTCCTAAAGGAAACAAACCTTCGCTTAACCGTTGTCACAAGCGGATTGAAAGTGGCAATTGAGTTAACGGATTTACCGAATATTACCGTTATCATATTGGGTGGGATTGTCAAACAAGGATCCTATTCAATCGAGGGGACGTTATGTAAGGAGATATTAAACACAATTCATGTAGATCATCTATTCGTCTCAGCAAATGGTTTTTCTATAGAATCAGGATTTACAGACTTCAATGTATACGAAGTAGAACTGAAAAAACTAATGGTTCAAGCCTCCAAAGAAGTTACAATGCTACTGGATTATTCAAAAATCGATAAAAGTTCAATAGCTGCATTTGCTCAAATCCAAGAAATCAATACATTTATAACCGACAGAAGCCTGCCTTCCAAATACGTGGATTTCTTTAAACAAAACGATGTCCAGCTAATGATTGCCGAATCGTAAGCTGCAGTTCAACACGCATAAAAAGACAGTTATAAGCTGAACTGCGCCCCGGTTGTCGGATATGTCCAACAAGCGGGGCACGTTTTTTATTTTAATTGAATCTCCAACCTGCAAATGGGCTGCCGATAAGTACTATGATTTAGCTCAATCAAAACTAAAAGAATATAATTTAAAGATTTCAAATAAATTAAGATATCTTTTTAATATACTTAACCTTGATCAAATTGAAATATCAAATATTAACTCAATTTTAAGTGAGTTAATTTCATAATTCCAATCCCTTCGGTATCAAGGGGTTTCAAACAATAAAAAAGGGGCACCTCCCCATTTTGGTATAATTTAAGCGACGAAACCAAATTAACCAAGAGGTGAATGCCCTATGACTATTGTAAAACAAATTAGCCTTTTTGACATCCAAGAATTATTGGATTTGGAAAGTTCACGTCGTTTTGATGCCATTTTCTCAACATTCGATGTACAGCCAATTTTTCAGCTTTTTTCTAAAAAGACATTGCGTGGCGCTCCACGTGAATGTAACTATGGTGCGATGATTCAATCACTGATTATTCGGATCGTCGAACGCATTCCTACAGTAAAAGATTTAGTCAAACGTTTAGTCAACGCTCCTTTATTTCGTTTGGATTGCGGTTTTCTCGTTTCGGATTCAGTGCCATCTGAAGCGTCTTATTCACGGATGATTCGCGTGATTAGTGAGTCAGATGTAATGGATACGATGCAAGATGAACTCATTCAAACCGCCTTTATTGAAGGGTTTCTTTGTGATGAACATCTTGGTTTTGACGCCACACATTTTGAGGCTCGTGATGCGTCAAAGCCTTCTGAGAAAAAAGAAGCTGCACCACCGAAAAAACGTGGGCGTAAATCAAAGGAAGAACACGCTGCCTGGCTCACTGAACAAGCAGAAATCGAAGCGAATCTAACAACTTATGAAAAGAAACTAGAGGCGCAGTTAACGATTCCAGCTAACATACTCTGGCGGGATATCCCAATCGAGCCGAATTGGGGAATCAAGAAAAATAGCGAAGGTAAAAACACGTTCTGGTATGGCTTTAAAGGGCATTTAGCTGTGTCCACAAAAAGCCAATATATCGTTGCTCGTCTCATGTCTTCGGGCAACTTAAGTGATAGTAAAGCTGCGATTCCACTACTGAAAAAGGTAGCGGAATTAGTACCGAACCATTTTACAACGGCCATATTTGATGCAGGGTATGATTATGAGCCGATTTATCGCCAAGCACTTAGCCAAACAATGCGTGCCGTCATTCCTTATAATGTCCGGCGAGAAGGTGAAATAATTGGTTTGGATCAACATTTTCGACCAACATGTGTGCGTGAACATAGTTACTGTTACGACAGCTTTGATGAAAAATATCGTACCCTTAAATTCACACGACCTAAAGAATGTGAAACATGTCCATTACGCGAAGATTCGCTCTGTCAAAAGGTATTCAAAATCAAGTGCGAAACGGATATTCGCAAGTACACGTATCCAGCACGTGGCTCTGAACTATGGAAAAAACTTTACAAAGAACGGACAGCCGTTGAACGAGTGAATGCCTACTTAAAGCAATTCTTTCAGTTAAACAATATCCGTCACAGAACAGGTAGAAAAGCGAAACTGCATTTCAACCTCGTAACGTTTATTTATAATGCCTGCAAATTAGCAGTCGATCGTATCAATGCGCAATTACAGGCACTATCAGAAGCTGCATAATTTTTTAAAAATGCAAGTTTTAATATAGGAGCACTCTAAGCTCTTGGAAAAGATGATTTATGAAATTGATTCAAGTAATAAGAAATTACCTATAGCGTTTCTTGATAACTTAAATAATTTAGAAACACAATTTGATAAATTTCATCAAACTCAACTAAAATTACAAAATCAGATTAGTAATACGAGCATAGAATATACAGTTAATCCCAATAAATTATTGGAGGAATAACACATGACGGAATTTAAATGTATACATTGTAAAAAAGTCACGTTATTTGTGCCCACTGAAAAGAACAGGCTCACTTGCGCAGAATGTGATAGCACTTTTACTAAATGTAAAAACAAAGAATGTTCTAATTTAATAAAATTTGGTATTTTTTGTAGTGATTGTATAGGGGATGGACTAAAAAAAGGAAGCGGTCCCGCACTTACAATTATTTCAGCTGCTACTGCATTTTTTATTAAGAATGGACGAAAATAAAGTTGAGGTGCATGACATAGCATGTCCCTCTTTAGATTAATATTACGAATAACTAAACCACTTGCGCCAAAACGCTTTAGTACTTATTTCGTTAATAAAGTTCATAAAAATCTCTTTGTTCAAAATCAACACCGTATTATCTTCTAGAATACTCTCTGGCGGTAAGTAGTTGATAATTTCCTCACGCTCTCGCTTCGTACGTTTTCCCAACACTTCGCTACGGACATACACAGTATTATCATTTCGGACATCAAAAGCCTCTTTGTTACTTATAAATAGTTCACGCCAAATCTTCTTTCCACGTTCATTATAATCATCAAATTTTTGAGTCGAGAACCATTTCGGTAATTCCAACTCGCATTCCACATGATATTCCTTAAATATTTCACGTGCGATAAATAAGTAGTCTTCAGCTGTATAAAACACGTCATGATGCTTAATCCGGTCCGCTAATCGGCCTGTAAAATCCTGATATAGCGTAGAATTTACTTCACTCATAATATTCCCTAAAAACTTGCTTGATTCGGCTTGTTTCTGTTTATCAAATGTATTATCAATTTGAAGATAGTATATACGCGAAATCACTTGGGCAGTCGCATCAAAGTTTGTCGTATTCGTCGTACAAATGAATACAGGATGTTTGCTGTCTAAATTGTTCGTCACATCCTTAATTAAACGTTCGCCTTTATCCGCTGCTGTACTTGTAAAAAACTTTGAATCTACTTCGTCTACAAGAATCGGATTTACATTGGAAGTATAAAACAAATCAACAATCATATTTTTCTTGTTAATCTGTTCGTATGATAAATAAGATTGTGTATTACCAATTAGCAAATTAATGAATTCCAGTGCAGACGTTTTACCCGAACTTGTTCGACCCGCTAATACTAAAAATAATGGAATATTACGGCGGACACTCTCTCGTCCTTCTTCTAAAACATAATGATCACGGATTTTCCAAATATGTGCGGACATGAACGCGTACAAAATCGCTTCAAAAATACGGGTTTGCGTATCTGTTGAACTTTGCACTGTATATGTTTTATAGGCATCAATAAATGCATGAATTAGTTTTAGTTGCTTATTCAGGTCCTCTTTCGTTGCTCGCTTAGAAAATAAAAACATATTTTCCTCATCAGCCTTT belongs to Solibacillus sp. FSL W7-1436 and includes:
- a CDS encoding phospholipase D-like domain-containing protein; translation: MKSNEQFSLFAIEEVKPNRFLYVVKDNEVKDMELDELFDASKFTRIRAVSFVASPKFFFKMTKDFEEIQLILGIEDGHVAGAFITGLQALLAIDERINLFQSLPEEVQERIRAERYQVRYSKKNDPIHSKIYLLDGKEDKRVMLGSANFTEQAFNQRKQYEELLVFDNSPLFELYDQRFNEIYEETVDFVPEKYKHNFIGEPINVADPDQLFEALLEEVTSGKVFTEFTEVQIEELTEASLHANSNTEQIESVRQLIEVITKKDRKTGNHIILPPAQLDKKNITIKSKLSRLNKRTEEVDTRGFIEYNDSNHLLYKKADEENMFLFSKRATKEDLNKQLKLIHAFIDAYKTYTVQSSTDTQTRIFEAILYAFMSAHIWKIRDHYVLEEGRESVRRNIPLFLVLAGRTSSGKTSALEFINLLIGNTQSYLSYEQINKKNMIVDLFYTSNVNPILVDEVDSKFFTSTAADKGERLIKDVTNNLDSKHPVFICTTNTTNFDATAQVISRIYYLQIDNTFDKQKQAESSKFLGNIMSEVNSTLYQDFTGRLADRIKHHDVFYTAEDYLFIAREIFKEYHVECELELPKWFSTQKFDDYNERGKKIWRELFISNKEAFDVRNDNTVYVRSEVLGKRTKREREEIINYLPPESILEDNTVLILNKEIFMNFINEISTKAFWRKWFSYS